One stretch of Poecilia reticulata strain Guanapo linkage group LG21, Guppy_female_1.0+MT, whole genome shotgun sequence DNA includes these proteins:
- the sod2 gene encoding superoxide dismutase [Mn], mitochondrial has translation MLCRAGEIRRCAVSLSQSICKIAASRQKHTLPDLTYDYGALEPHINAEIMQLHHSKHHATYVNNLNVTEEKYEEALAKGDVTAQVALQPALKFNGGGHINHTIFWTNLSPNGGGEPQGELMEAIKRDFGSFQKMKEKMAAVTVAVQGSGWGWLGYEKETGRLRIAACANQDPLQGTTGLIPLLGIDVWEHAYYLQYKNVRPDYVKAIWNVINWENVHERLQIAKK, from the exons ATGCTTTGCAGAGCTGGAGAAATACGCAG atGTGCTGTCAGCCTCAGCCAAAGCATTTGTAAGATAGCTGCATCTAGGCAGAAGCACACACTTCCTGACCTGACATACGACTATGGAGCActggagcctcacatcaatgCTGAGATAATGCAGCTTCACCACAGCAAGCATCATGCCACATATGTTAACAACCTTAATGTTACGGAGGAGAAATATGAGGAGGCTCTCGCAAAGG GAGATGTGACTGCACAAGTTGCCCTTCAGCCTGCTTTAAAGTTTAACGGAGGCGGCCACATTAACCATACCATCTTTTGGACGAATCTCTCGCCAAATGGTGGCGGTGAACCCCAAG GGGAGCTGATGGAGGCCATCAAACGGGACTTTGGCTCCTTCCAGAAGATGAAAGAGAAGATGGCAGCTGTAACGGTAGCTGTTCAGGGCTCAGGCTGGGGATGGCTCGGTTACGAAAAGGAGACCGGACGACTTCGCATTGCTGCTTGTGCTAACCAGGATCCACTGCAGGGCACTACAG gtCTCATCCCTCTCCTTGGCATTGACGTATGGGAGCATGCCTACTATCTCCAGTACAAGAATGTGCGCCCTGACTATGTGAAGGCTATCTGGAATGTAATCAACTGGGAGAACGTGCACGAACGTCTACAGATTGCCAAAAAGTAG